In Thunnus thynnus chromosome 4, fThuThy2.1, whole genome shotgun sequence, the DNA window GGAATGTATTACCATGAATGCCAAAATGTTTGTGAACAGTAGTATGGTTTGTTATTGTGAAAGAgagcacacacagtatttcaTTCTCTGTTAATGTGAGAAGCATGAAGTGTTGAAGCATAGAAGGTTAACTTGTATTCAGCTCAAATGAATGTTAGTTTCGCACATTTACACATaatgtttacatatttacatgcaATGGATGAATTTGTTATCAGTCCCTCCTGCACAGAAATACAGATACCATACCATAGAAAGACATTCATCCAGCTTAGTTAATTCATTACACATAATTCATCCAAACTGGACAGTGTATCTAAAtgtaaagaagaaagaaagttgATTTTTAAACACCTGGCAagggacaacagatgaaaataagCCTTCTAGGCAGATGCagatctttttctctttgttaaaTGGTTCATAACCTTTGGGGAAGGTGTTTGGAAGGTCCAACATTTTGAGCAAAATCCACTATGTAGATGTAATGTCATTTCTATGAGTGTAATGTAAAATCCATGGGTTGAACCCTCACCTCCCCTCTTTGCCTGAGCTGGTTTTACAATGAAAACCAGCAACTCCTCAGACCTGTGCTGAGATCTGTCATAAAGGGAAGTAAGGACTCTCGAAGGATTCAATCAATCGCCAGCCAGTAAGGAAACATTTGCACTCAAAAACAGAGGACTGGCACCATCCTTACTGTACATACTCTCTTTTAATCAGCATGTGATTCCATATTCATTTCAgcttaataatatatttaataaccTGCCAAACTTTCCGCTCAGATTTCAAAAAAGTATGCGGCAGGTTAATGCTTAAATGTCTGTGTTGGACAGAAACAACACTGTTACTCAGGAAACCTCTATTGCATTCCAGCCAGTGTAATTACAGAGCCAGACTTTTCCCAACAGCTAGAAGGTAAAGCTGCAAAGAATTTTCACTCAGGAGAGTTATCAGCGCGCCAACGGTCAGTAGGACCACCTTTTGTCTGCCCAGCACTGCTGAAATACAGCAGTGTGCCATTCAATGAGGGGAACGTGCACTGACAGGCTTTCCAAATATTTCTCTCACATTCTGCTGTTTCTCTCAAACAGATGAAGAGTTACATAttcagagggggggggggggcattgaAAAGCATTCCTCAGGTTTAATGTTTAGCTGTCCCACATGAGGGTCTGAAGCACAGCCAAGGACAACAGTATTTTTTAATCACACATTATATAGACAGAACCACTCTCACATCTGTGTGATCATGCAGTGCAGTGTGGGAAGACTTTTAAGATGATTTCAAAAGTTTGAGTTAATCACACCTCCAGGGATGACTTTGCTGTCCCCTGttgtgatgatgaaaacatccaGACGTTATCCCTGTAATCAGTCTGGCAACAAACCATTGGAAACTTCCTGAAGCTAGTTACAACAGAGATCCATTCGAGTGCAGACCTGATGATAATTAAGAAGTGATTACTGCAGTAAACCAATGCAGTGGTCTTTTGTCATTGTTTAccaaaacattttactttgcAGATGACTTCTTCAGCCTACAAAGGATATAGACcaataagaaacaaaacatagtTTAGATGGGTATTAAATAATGTGTTAATGATACATGAGTTTTATTATCCTCCTCTGGCTAACAAGTAATGGAAACATTATGAAGTGCTCTGTTGGACTGTAATTGACTGTGCTCTAATTACGTGAGATTCCAAAATTCTGGCTAGGAGGTCACTTTTAAATGGCAGAGATCAGATAACTAGCTAAACCACACGTTTTGGGACATTCGTGAAAtacttttatttgctttcttgccgagagttagatgagaagattgataccactcttataCCTGTTTAGAATTAGGCTACAGCTAGCAGctggttagtttagcttagcaggAAGTTTGGAGAAAGGGGGAAACAGCTTACAGTAACATAGTGCTGTTCGAAGGTAACAAATCTGCCTAACACCACATTTAAAGCTAGTGAATTACAGACCCTGATACAGATTCCCTATAAAAGTGCAACTTCAGTTTTTCTATAGATTAAATAAACGAGATACATGTTAATCACTGAATTTCAGGGGTGCttgtaggtggattttgttacctttagacagagccagactaACTATTTAcccctgtttctagtctttatgctaagccaAGCTACCTGGCTGCTGCCGACCAAGCGTCCAtggacattgtttttttggGCCAAATCAGATTGGGCAGTCATGGCCGTTATTTAGCCCAAAAATAGGTGTTGAAAATTGGGCCACATTTAGTCCATCTGATTTGGTCCACATTTGGCCCAAGATGGATGTCTGTTTTGGTCCATAATTAGTCCAATTATAGCCTTAATATAGGATTGCACTGCAACATCTTTGCAAACCATCCAACCATGACAAACCATCTAATTTACAATAACTAACACATTTTCCAAATTTCCAGGTAGTATTAACGCCTGATGAGatggaaaatgtgtgttttctccatATACTATTTTTATACATAATTTTAGACAGAGTCAGACTACCTGTTTATCCCGGTTTCCAATTTTTATGCTTAGCTAAACTAACTGGCTGCTGTtatagcttcatattaacttttTTACAACCTTATAGAGACCATTTACTGTGgatatttctttctctcaaaTGGTTTGCTTTTACCTAAGGTCTTACCCACATATTCAATAAGAGTGAATGTTAACTTTCATGAGTATTGCCCATCAGTAGATTGAAAGTAGAAATGGGATATAGCTAAAACATTGCCTTTGTGCTGCTCTGTGGCGTTCTTGTTAATGTGAGACTCCCATTCACAAACCTAAAACAGATCAGTGCTCAGAGGAGTGCTGTTTAGCAACTTTACAACACAGAGTCCTAGACATTGTATGAGTGAGCCAAAACTGAAAAGTTCTCATTGCAGTCTCCAGTGGATGTCCATTTCCTGTTAGAAAAAGCCCAACAAAATTGTCTTGGACAAAAATAGCCTCTCCAATCAATCATGACAGTGCATTCCCAGGACAGGACGAATCAGAACCTAGCGTGGAGAAAAATGCGACCAGGGATCTCCCTAAGGACCTTTAAATGAGACAGATTGAGTGTTCTGTCCAAGCCATATGTTCACTGCTGTTCAATGTTAGCCTATATCTCACTCCTTCAAGATTTTTAACTTATCtctcaaaagaaaacaaccaaatattgtcttttttctgtcattgtaaGTCTGCATCCACGACTCCTTCTAACCTCCTTATCGCTGTGCTTacatttgacctctgacctgttgACGCAAAACATCAGCTTTTTTCGTACTCtctcaacacacatacacacacataacctcACAAACATCTACACAGTCTCTGACAGGGACAACCAAACTTTTGATGTCCCTCGAGGGATACAAGATGGAATCCAGATGTATGGAAATACACTGCTTCAGTATTTCCTCCCTCACACACTTCACATGGTAGAAGAAgatatgaaacacacacagtaaatctcTTTGGCTTGTAATTTGCTGGCTTGACTCACCCACACAATgcttgaatttgaaaaaaatagagCAGGGTCTGTAAACAAgtctgcatatactgtatgttgagaGGTTTTGTTTCAAAATTTTCCAACTTTTGCTGCTGGTTTGTGTTCGTCAACTTTATACTCTGTTGTCACTAGAGATTCATTGAAACTGAGTCTTGGATAAATAGTTCAAACCAGTCCATTTGCCATAATTTAAATGGATTGTCTGGGTTAAGTATCACACAATTTCTTGTTGCTCAAGTTTTGTACCATTGTTTACAACGAGGTCAATACATTATCTTCCCTTCCTGCCATGCAGGATGGATGAAAACTACAATATCGTCCCTCATGGAGTGAACTTCCAGGACCCCATCTTCCCGGACACTACTGAGAACCACCGCATGTTTGCCAGCCTTTTCCAGTTTTCCAACTGCACGCCTGGTACTCAGGTCCACACCTACACCCCAGAGTGGGAGGCTCAGGAGGACAGCCGGGTACGTAGCCACTCACAACCACCATCATAGACCACATCCTAGTGTTGATGAAATGTTTGACCTTTTTGACGTCATCTATTTCAGACTCAGTGAGAAAGGACATCTATTTTGATCCAGTTGCCGCAGATTCATAGTGGCTACACACTTGATTCGGGGTTAAAGAGTGCATTGAGCTCCAGTAGCCTGAAGTATGGTAGTGCACAAAAAAGGGATTAAATATTACATCCTGTTGTTTTCAAATGAGTACTACAGAGAAGCTGGCAAGTTATATATGTTCTTAATGCATGGGAAACCAAACGCACATTCTCTGAGGTTTGGCCAGACAAAGAACTCACTATGTTTAAAGGGAAAATCTACTTTAGAAAACATTGTTCTTGCCAGCTCTATGGCAAACCATTTTGTTGTATAATTGACTATTTTCTTATGCCTAAAGATGAGATCCCTAATGTCCAACTAAGTGACATGTGAGTATCTGAAGGTCATTACTCTGTTTAAGGCCTGTGACATTCATTTTGATATACatcagattttaaaatgatttgggTCAATAATCTAGAGCTCCAGTTTACacttttctgtcactgtttaGTTGATGAAATCTTATTTGTACTTAAACACCATTGGCAAACACTACTGTAACACCTGGTGCTTCTTGACTATGTGAGTTTCCAGCAGTTCGTCTCAAGGCCCATGTGTCAGCGTGTAAATGGTTTCCAGTCACCCGCCAGTGCTTTATCCCCCTTAATGAATATAAACCATTGGCATAATCCCTCTGATTTAGGTCagtcttcttctgtctgtttcCAATCATTTTCTGACTACTCATGAAAGCAAAAACATGGTTTGTATTTCCATTAACAGCAAACTTTTGGGTCAGGCCTGTGATTATaattacagagcaacattagatATCAGTGCTGCTTTCTTACATCATTCtcatgattagatttcctcctAGCAAACTAAAaacagactttgtttttttctggtccTGAGCAACCATTGTTGACAGCTGACCTAAACTCACATTAGATCAGGTCATGTCATACACATCACAtaatcaagtgttttttgtcaGGAAATCAAAAAAAGCATGTATTCATCATAAAATTTATCGCCAAACTTTATcagcaatgaaaacattttttcaacaaGCAGAGTTTTCCCACAGTTTTATGTTCCCAACACTCATGCAGAAATATTAGCTTTGAAGGGTCAGTAACACTGTCCTGGTCTGATGGTTGGACACAAAACTAATTCCTGCTCACATGTTAAAAAGATTACAGCTTCGGTTAATATGGTCTAACTAAGTTTTGCTTCCTCACAAAGGTTTCAAACATGTGTCCTCCTGAGATGGTACATGATACTTCAGTCTTGAACAAAATATAAAGCTTTTTCTTTGTGGAATTGGAGTATAGATTACATCTTGGTTGATAAATCCCTGCTGGTTACTAATGGTGTGCCACAAGGATCCATTTTAGGCCCTGCCCTGTTCACCATTTATATAAAGATTATTTTGTCTCTTCTGTGTGTGATTGTCAAATTCCTTTCCACCcaattttacagtatattaaatatCTCCCTCTGTCCAGTCAGTAATTACAACTCTCCTTCAATGCACTGCAAGACGCTCCAGCCATTTAGTGTTTCACTTTCATATAGTTGGAGGACTTGCaacagacagatttaaaaaagagtGGACTGAATCATAGCAGAGGCTGAGATGTCCTGAAAAAACAACTTAGTACTATCTTTTGTTAGACCCTCCATGTCAGGTTAACACCCATATTGTTCAAAATCCATGACCCCAGTTTATGCAGACCttctgttaaaaatgtgcaGTCTCCAAGGCCAAGCCAAGATTACTGATGTGATGTCACCTGAGtgattttctcagacttgaaaAAGCTGCCCCTTTAACAATCTTCTAGACCTTAATGCAAATTAAATACAATGCAGGCTCATACAGCTTGATTTTTAAATATAGTATCATATAGAGCACCTTGCTGATAAACTGTGACTGATGTTTTTTGCACTGAACAGCTTTCCTCTGAGTCGTTCAGGACTGGGAGTAATTTCAATATACACAACTGCATTTTATATGATATGGACGCTTTGCCTTCACTGATTGAGAGAGATAATAACTgatggtactgtatatatttctcTACAAAGTCCTTGTTGAAAAATCTTCTATCTCATCTTTACTGCTCTTGAACTCTGATCCGTACTTAACTACAACGCACCAGAATTGATTTAGAAATGATTGCTTTTCCTGTTATTATGGCAGTCTTATGAAATAATCTGCAATTATGCTTAGAATCAAAGCTTTTATACGCCTTTGTAACTTTGAGAGCATTCTCAATTATCATTTTTTACCTGCCTATAACTGCTTCAAATTAGCCGGTATCCTGTTTATCGTCTATTATTTTACTCTGTTTGTGACTCTgtcagttattattataattttatctCCCAGTGTAAACAGGGAGATAAAAGAAGAATCAGCTTACGTTACATACTCTTTTACTTCATTATCAAGCTTTATCTCAGACATGTGCTACAAGAAAGTGCTTATTATTACCAATGACTTCACATTGCATGGGTATTATATAACTGTACTCTTTCTGCTTCCTAGTTTGGATGTCCAGGTGACATCAATATTGCACAAAAGCTTAAAAATGGAGTATTTATATTGTATGTCTTAGAAAGGCGAGTGATTGCATCTCATTCTTGGCTCCAGACTTTTTCAAGGGCAATTACCTAAGTATTCGTCCACACTGTAGTTGAACCTGGAACAACACTGTAGACATGGAAATATGAACCAACTGTAGGTGtcttatgtttgtgtttatgtatattttgtcATATCTGGGTGCACGTAGTAGGGATGCCATTTTACACCCTCTGCTTCACATAACTTGATTGTCTTGCTCCTAAACTTCAGCCTTTGCATTATAAAGTTTCATGCCCCTTCAGATCCCATTAGGGAATAGGTAAGAGCACATGGGAAAAAAATTCACAGCTAATATTACAGGGAGTAATGTACTAACCAGTGATGTGGTCCAGCAGCCGGctgcacatttttaacatttcctcAAAACCCTCAGCGGTTGTTATCTGATGGCAGGGAATTTACATCAGTGTTTCACGCTGGCCCATGTGGACGCATTAGGATCTGCAGAGGAAATCCACACTCAGGCAGACAGGCATGCAGTCACAGGCATCTGGAGCTAATTTTTTCACCTAGGAAAAGGTCCGGGCCTTTGGATCGTCTTTCGCAGGTTCGCAGGCATGTTGGGTTTCATCTCACAGCGCTATAACAGAGGGTGCATGTTGTGTAACCATTTTCATTacctcagatttatcttatCCCTACCTGGAGCACAGTGTGTGTTGTCTTTGACTAAAAAGAGCAGGACATACATGGTAActttttttgacacatttccAAATGTCCCATGGCAAGACAGGTGCCATCTCAAAAATATTTGATTGCTTTCTTGCCTTTTCCccccttccctttctctctctttttaggcaacaagctgccaaaaaaaaaaaagaatcagttttatttgactTACTCATACAATATGCTGAAAGACTTACGAGCTGTTGGCACTGGTTGTCAGCCTAAAGAGCAAGCCAAATGTGTTCTCTTATTTGATTTATCCAGAGGAAATTCAAGTTCCACTGACTGATCAAAAACAGCAGATCTGTCAGGTGCTACATcataaatgttacaaaaatacattaaatctGACACCAGCATTAAATACAAGCCGTGATGGCATACGTCTCCAAATGTGATTTCACTCAAAAGGCAGTGGAGGATGAAATTCTGTGGGGAATCTTGATGATTTATACTGGCCTTCTTTGAGAAGGGAGTTGTAAGTAACCTGAAAGTAGCTGATCAGCGTTTGACACATGAATGTTTGACAGTTTATCACGTTTTCCTTAAATCCACTTAATCAAATGCTCGTCATGCTTTTCCAGACATTTCAAaagtatttactgtaaaaattgTAATAAACAAACTTATATCTTACCATTTTTACCTGAACTCCTTTTTCTCGTCACAGTTGTTGTGCTCTACGGTGCAGAAGGCTCTCtttgaggaggaggaaagggtgAGGACTCTCTCCCAGAAGGTGCGCTCCTTGGAGAAAGCCAACGGCCACCTGCGGGAAAAGGTGAAGACCATGAAACGTCTGTTGCGCCAGGCCCAACGAGAGACAATGAAGGAGCAACAGACCCTCAGCCTCAAACAGCTCTATGAGTCAAAGACCCCCCAAACCCATCCGGATCAGGACACTACCCAGGACCAGAAGGGCCCTCCACTCAAAAAGGTCCTCTCAAAGAAGCTAAAAAACTAGTTTTTTCCAACTGTAAACTATGCAAACCAACCTTGGCTCCCAATGAAGTGTCAGAGACAGagcaaaatgaaagtgtattgTGTGAAAAGCTGGGGGAAGTGACAGCAACTGTGGCAATAATTAACAGCAGATTGGTATTTCATGACATTATCCATGTCTTCAACTTAATTAATATGCTTTTTTCAAAAGGAACATACTGCGGTTGCACTTTATGACGAGGCATTAGCTCTGCATGGAAATTTGTTCTGcagagaaatttaaaaaaaaacaacacattggtTTTATTGGACCAACCAGCattgtaattttatttctggTAAAATTGAACTGTGCCATTTAGACTGTTGACTACAAAGAAACCATTCATTCCTATTTACATCCTTATCCATATACTTCCAAgaactgaatgtgtgtgtgtgtgtgtgtgtgtggagagagggGCTTTCATTTGACCTATATTGTGTCCCCAGATGAACTAAAGTGAAGGATTAGCAGCCTGTGAGATAAGGGACGTATATAGTTTCACAGGAGTAAAGTGATCTTCATCTAAATctccttaaaggtgcagtgtgtaggatttagtggcatctagtggtgaggttgcagattgtaacGAACTGAGTACTCTTCCCCCTCACCTTCCATTTCCAAGCATgcaggagaacctatggtggctgcaaaactcgcgaaaaacatgaaaggccctctctagagccagtttttggtttgtccgttctgggctattGTAGAAACATGCTGGTGCAACATGGCCGGCTCCATGGAaaaggacctgctccctatgtagatataaagggctcattctaaggtaacgaaaacacaatgattcttaatgtcaggtgattatacactaattaaaacataataatgaatattatattccatttctgccaagtctgtttaCTAGATGCCCCTAAATTCTACACAATGCACCTTTAATTCTTATTTCAGCCCATTAGTCCAATATGATCAAAACCCCCCAACTCTCACCTTTGTCTGTTAATTCAGTGGCATCacaaacaattttcaaaccaTATACCATCAGTGAATAATGAACAAGAGGTTATAGCTGGCAGATGCATTGTTTTGAACAACATGTAGACAATGTTAAAGCAATTTAATTTTATGTGCTGGACACATCATGCATTGTATAAATATTAGAATTGGTTTTGTTTCTTATTTCAGAAACATTATTGCCAAAATCAAATCAACCTTTGTGTTTTGAGAGTCCACAGTTGGACAATCTGATGTGAACATGTCTCATCTTCCGTATATATCATTTACACTGACAGCTGACTTCTACCCTGTTGATGTTCAATCATAATCAAGCTGGGGTTTAAAAGTTAAGGGAACACAAATAACCATTTATTAATTGCAAGATGTGAAATCAATCACTTCATTAGTTTAAATCTTTTAGAAAAATAAGCCATGAGTTAAATGGGATGCTGAAAGACTGTATGCTGGACGTGCAAGGCCGTTGTGAGTATAAAAATACCATGTGTGGTGTGAATGGAGGGACATACAGTAATGCTCTGactatgtatatacagtaagtgtttCATTGCAGAGGAGCTCCTGTGCTGAAGTGACATGATGTCACATCTTTCTTCTCTAgcattactttttattttcttgttagATCTATTTATATCCTTAAAACTATCCCAAAATTGTTAAATTCAGGGAACTTTACCCCAAGAGTCCTCCTTTTTGCAAGTCCATTCATACAAATTGTAATGAATGAAAGTGTAGTTTTTGTATTTGAAAACAGGGTGCTGAGCATCCATTAAGACCAGCCAGTGAGTCTGGCGTGGTACAGGATTGGCTTTTTCTGTGTCAGAATTTCAAGTTTGCATTTATTATACTTTCTGTATTTgctgtcattattatttttctttctctaaacAATAAACATCTGGTTTGCTTTGCCAATAGCATAATCATTTGTATAACagttactgacatttttttttaaataaataaacttttataTAACTTCCTATATGGTTGTTTTTAGTTGATTTCATCTGcataacacatacacatgttaAGTTATTCTGAGGAttttgaaagaaataaaacatttaaagattaaaaaatgattattgcCAAGATTAGTCTCTGATACACAGTTATGATAACATCTAAATGCAGGAAGTTTTTAGTTTATAaatcaaacaacaaatcaatatTGTGCAGAATTGTAAAAACAGATTCCTATGCAGCACCACATGAACTAGTGGGaaagggggggcggggggagtCAGTGTGTGGCAGGaccaaaacattgaaaaaagGGATTTGAATTAGACTTCTGTTTTATGCTTGTATCATTTTGCCTCACTATGTTTTTCTGATTTGCCAAATCAGATACAGAAACTGGTTTCATGTAAGATTTTGAGCCAGTTTCCTGATCACTCAACAGTCTAACACTATTTAATGTTCTAAAGCTCCTTTCATCTGCAAAtcaatgtattaaaataaatgtgtctaGCCAAACAGCAGAACAAAGCAACTACTTAGAAAGCAGGGTAATGAATTTAAGTTTCAACCCTCAATTGTAATGTTTCCTGCTTAACAAGTGTCCAACTCACAAATGATAAATGCTTTCTGGCATGCACAGTATGTTTGGTGTGATTATGTGCTAATAAATCAAAGGTTTTCAAAGAACTGGTGCAAATTCAAAAGCAACataaatcttaaaaataaattggCCCTATTTTGACCTTTTCCTCTTAAGCTTTTGTCCAGTTTAGCTTCAGTGCACTTTCAGAAAGACCACAGGACCATTTCAAATTTTCAACAAAATTTCCAGGAGAGCTGAACCAAATTTCTTCCATATGGCGCTTTCGCATAAAACCAAGGCAATAAGAGGCCGGGTTTGCATGGCAAGAGGAGAAACAAAAGatggaaacatttcaaacatgctTTATGTCAGGGACTTTCTTGCAGATGTAGTAAAGCAGGATATTGTATAAAGGGGACATTTACAAGCTGTCTTCTCGCAAATCGCTTGACCTCTCAAGTGAAGAGATAAAGTCTTGCACAGAACTCCTCGTCTTGTCTCCTTGTTGGCTCTTTCTTCTCCCCGTGAAACCTTTGCATCAGACAACCTTGCCTGCAGCCAACTGTCAAAATCCCATGGACCTGGGCCAAAGATGATATACACACACTGCTTTCTCAACATAAACCACCGTGCACTGCCAAGCTGCAAAACAGATGTCAGGCAATACGACTGCACAGTGGTGGTCCCTTCCTGAGGACCGGGATATCTGTGGATATGGTTTATTTATCTTgccttgttttatgttttcaaatgCAGTTACTTTCTCTGGCTGCTCTGGTGCTTTTTTTGTATTGATTATCCCAGAATATCTAATTGGTTAATATAGTgtctcattttcctttttttttgttcatactTTTTCAAGCAGCTGCACTTATTCTTTCATTCAGTAATCGCTCCCCATGTATGAAGAAATCCACCAGAGAGATTTCTAACTTTGAGACGCCTAACCTGCCATTGGCTCCTTAGTTTCTGTTGGTAATTACTTGGGTCTGCACTTGGAGAACCGGTGTTTCCTTTTAGGAAGAGAAGCCCAGCTCTTGGTGTTTTGAATTAGTCGCCTCTATTACATTAAAACTAGACTAAAAGTCGACAGCCATATCGGCCTTGTGAGGCTGTGTCCTAATTCACAGTAATGCTTTGagttaaatgctaatgtcagcatgcttgcagtgacaatgctaacatgcagatgttaagcaggtatattgtttatcatgttcaccatcttatgctgtgtctcaaattgcatacttctgtacttacacgaAACATTTTGAGCGagaagttatacatgtgttttttagcactaagcaccactatactattgttggatataagccatcagtatgtttgttGGGTTAATTttgcagtctgtaatgatttagTAGTACGAACGATAATGTGAATGCTAAcactagctaatgctaatttgcaatTATTTCCACTAAGTGCACAACAGCCATGTTCGATTTAGGACTATACTATCATGTTGAAATTTGCGCACTACGCAagtaagtacatagtgtacacagtgtacaaCATGGA includes these proteins:
- the ccdc3b gene encoding coiled-coil domain-containing protein 3; translated protein: MWIILAFILAAAGPDGSWGCQLPHDWRPQTEACRAELAEIIVFAKVLALHKESYSVYNYLPWQHDTDLLFSAEIELLCDQAWGSMLEVPAGSRFNVTGLGYFPCFSYSVTKNNNYYFFLRMDENYNIVPHGVNFQDPIFPDTTENHRMFASLFQFSNCTPGTQVHTYTPEWEAQEDSRLLCSTVQKALFEEEERVRTLSQKVRSLEKANGHLREKVKTMKRLLRQAQRETMKEQQTLSLKQLYESKTPQTHPDQDTTQDQKGPPLKKVLSKKLKN